The region GGGTGAGCGCCCAGGTTTGTTGCCACGGGGCAATGTGGTCTTCTTCGGTCGAGACCATAAACAGCGGCGTTTCAATGCGCGACAGATCAATCGTCTGCCCGGCAATGGTCAGCACGTCAGATTTGATCAGCCGGTTGTGGAAATAGAACTCGCGCAGGTAATAGCAATGCATTTTCTGCGGCATGCGGGTGGTGTCCATATTCCAGAACAGCACGTCGAACGCCATGGGCGTCTCACCCAGCAGGTAGTTGCTGACCCAGTAATTCCACACCAGGCTGTTGGGCCGCAGCATGCGAAAACTCGACGCCATCTCGCGACCATCCAGATACCCTTTTTGCGCGATGGTGCGCTCGACAAACGCCAGCCCTTCTTCATCCAGGAAAATGTCGATATCGCCGGGCTTGGAGAAATCCGTCAGCGAAGTCAGCAAGGTGGCACTGTTGACCTTGCCGGCTTCACCACGTCTGGCCAGCCACGCCAGGTAAGTGGCCACCAGGGTGCCGCCGATACAGTAACCGGTCAGGTTGACGGTATCGCTGCCGGAAATCGACTGCGCAACTTCAACAATCTTGTCGATGCCATCGGTGATGTAATCATCAAAGCTGACGTCGGCAGCCTCCGGGCCGGGGTTGACCCAACTGGCGATGAACACCGAAAACCCTTGCTCGGTCAGGTATTTGACCATGCTCTTTTTGGCGTCCAGATCCAGCACGTAGTACTTGTTGATCCACGGCGGCACGATCACCAGCGGGATTTTGTACACGTCCAGCGTGACTGCATCGTAATGTATGACTTCCAGCAACGGCCCGCGATACACCACCGATCCTGGCGTCAGCGCCAGGTTTTCGCCGACCTTGAAGGCATCCGGGTCGGTCATGGAAATCTCGCCGCGCTGGGCGTCCCGCGCCAGGTTTTGCAAACCCTTGACCAGCGATTCGCCGCGGGTTTCCAGCGCACGGCTCATGGCCACGGGGTTGAGGAAGAAATAATTGTTGGGCGCCACCGCGTTAAGCCATTGCCGCAACCAGAAGGCGGAGCGATTGCGCTCGCTCTGGGTCAGGCCGGGCGTGGCAAACAATGAATCTTGCAGCCAGCGGGTATTGAAGAGATACCACTCTTTCAGACTGTCCCAGGCGGGGTGCTCGGTCCAGTCCGGCGCGGCAAAGCGGGCGTCATCGGGATGCGCTTCGAAAACATCACCGACCGGCTGCCCCAGCCAGCGCCGCCAGGTGTAGTCGCCCCACTGTTTGAAATCGTCGTACCAGAAGGCCAGCGCGCCGGCCAGTTCCGTCGGGTGCGTCAACCAGGCATTTTGTGCCTTGAGCGTGGTCGCCACGAGTCCGAACGGGTCGAAAGCGTGTCGCAGATCGCGTTGCAGTGTGTTCAGACGGGCTGTCTGGTCCTGCAACAATGCACGTGTATTCATGATAACTCCGTGATCTGACAGGTCTTTCAGATTACGGTGCGCTGCAGCAAAAAACAATGCAGGATTTGGCGGGGAACTGACGAAGCGCGATCCGGTCGGCGCAGACAACAACAGCGCACGGCCATCGCCAGTGCGCTGTGCAGGGGAGGTGTGCGCCGATCAGGCGCTGGTATTGAGTACGCTGCCCGGTGCATAAGGCAGTGTTTGCGACTGGCCGTTGGCACCCGGGATGATGATGTTGAGGTTGTTGCTGGCGTCCGGTTGCAGAGTCCAGGTGGTGCTGCCCGTGGTTTCGGCGGTTTGGTCTGCCGCCACGGCCATATAAATCTTCATGCTGGTTTCGGCGGTTTTGCCCAGGTACAGCGTGCTGGCGATATCTTTTTGCGTATCGGAGAGCTTGTTCTGCGTCTGGCCAGAAATATCGCCATTTGCCGGCGGCTGCGTGGCACCGTTGGTGGTATCGGCAGGCAGTTGTGTCGGGCTATTGGCACTGTCTGCCGGCAACTGGGTGGCGCTATTGCCACCTGCGGGCAACTGGTTTGCGCTACGCGCTTGTTGCAGTGATTGCAGGCTTGCTGCCTGATTTACTGAGCCGACTTGCATGACACACCTCCACCTGAATGCTTTCGATAGCCATCAGAATACCAATGGCATTAAAGCATGCTAAGTGAATAATGCTCAGTAAAATCAGGCAGTTTTACCGACGACCTGTCGATTGCGACTTAACGCCCGGCCACCCGCACCAATTCATTTGCCGTCGTCAGCCGCTCCACCGTCCCGACGTCCAGCCACTGGCCAGAAAAGACCTCGGCCGTCATGTGCTGCGCGCTCATGGCATGCAGGAAATGCGGCAACAATGGCGAGGGCGCGTTACGCGGTACGTCGGCAAAAAACGCCGGGGCATACGCCGCCACCCCGGCAAACGTCATGGGGACATCACCCGCTTCGCTGACTTTGGCAAAGCCGGCCGGATCAATCGCCAGATCACGCCCAGTCGGGTAATCGGCTTTGGGCATCAGCACCAGGTGGCCGGTACGCTGCGGATTGCGCGCCATATCGGCCAGCACCGGTTGCAGGCGGCCAAAATCGTAATCCGTAAAGATATCGCCATTGACCACCAAGAACGGCGCGTTGCCCAGCAAGGGCAAGGCATGGGCGATACCGCCCGCCGTTTCCAGCGCCATGGTTTCCGGCGAGTACTGAATCCGTACGCCCCACTGGCTGCCATCGCCCAGGCGCTGTTCGACCAGATGGCCCAGCCACGCATGATTGATGACCAGATCAGTGACGCCGGCCGCAGCCAGGCGCTCGATATGCCAGACGATCAACGGTTTGCCGCCGACTTCCAGCAAGGGTTTGGGACAAGCATCGGTCAGCGGCCGCATGCGCTCGCCGCGCCCGGCCGCCAGGATCATGGCATGCATAGATGTGTGAGGAGTCTGGTACAAGAGGTAAGGAGCAAAACAGGAGTGAGGTGCGGGTTTTGAATCTTCACCGCCCCCTCTCCCATTACGCTAGAACGTAAAGCCGCTTTCGATTTTCTCGCCCTGGGCGTTGAGCAGGATGCGATACAGCCCGGTCAGCTCATCGTAACGCTGGCACACCTTGCGCATGTAACCCAGTACGCGCGGCAGATCATCCAGATACCGGTCTTTGCCATCGCGCAGGTGCAGACGGGCAAACAGACCCAGCACTTTCAGGTGTCGTTGCAGGCCTTGCCACTCGAACGCTTTGTAGAAGTCGCCAAAGTCCGGGTTGACCGGCACACCGGCAGCGCGGGCCTTTTCCCAGTAGCGGATTACCAGATCGAGCACGAAACCTTCATCCCACTCGACATACGCATCGCGGAACAGACTGACCACGTCGTAACAGAGCGGGCCTTTGACGGCGTCCTGGAAGTCGATGACATAGAGATCATCGTTTTTGAGCATCAGATTGCGCGAGTGATAGTCGCGCAGCATGAAGCCCATGGGTTGCGACATGCACTGGGCGACGATCAGCGCGGTGCTGCGCTCCCAGACCTGCAGCGCCTTGCCTTCCAGTTCAACGCCCAGATACTTGCCCAGATACCACTCACGGCCAATGTCCATCTCGCGGCGCAGGAACGCAGCGTCGAACACCGGCAGGTGGTCAAACGTCATGTTTTTCTGGATATCCACCAGGGTGTCGATCGCGCGCAGATACCAGGCTTTGGCTGCGGCTTCGCTCGTCAGCAGGTCGGCCAGCAGCACATCACCCAGATCATCCAGCAAGGTCAGACCCAGCGCTTCATCATGGGCGATCACGGCCGGCACATGAATGCCGCCTGCCGCCAGTTGTTGCCCGATGGCCAGGAACGGTTGCACGTTGAACGCTTGCGGATCGGCATCCATCACGATCAGCGTGCGATCAGGCCAGGTGGCGCGCCAGTACACGCGTACGCTGGCATCAGAGCCGCCGGGCCTGAGGGTTTGCGGCTCGGTCAGCGTGACTGTCCTGAGCCAGGATTTGATTTGATCAGCGCGTTCCGGCGTTCCGGGCGCTGCAATGTGAACGGTTTGCTGCATGATAGGCACTGCATTGCGGTAGAATCCGGCAATTCTATCAGCACGTCGCCCCGGCCCGCATGTTTGCCACTCCTCCCTTTCGCTGCTCAGTCTTGATGTTTGCACTCTTCAGCGCGCTTGCACACGCTGCTGATGACGCTTCGACCCAAGAGGTGCCGATCTCGATCGAGGCCGATCACGTCGAGGGTCAGCAACCGGATAACGCCAAAGCCACGGGCGATGTGCAGATCACCAAGGGTGACGAGTACTACTACGCCGACTGGGCCACCTACGATCAGAACGACCAGCATCTGAAAGCCGGCGACAACGTGCGCATGGAGCATCAGGGCGATGTCATGAAGGGTCACGAGCTTGACTACTACATGGATCGCAAGGAAGGCTCGATGTCCGATCCGGACTATCAGATCGCCCAGGGTCTGGGACGTGGCGATGCGGTGACCCTGCTGTTTGAAGGCGACAAGCAGTACCACCTGCAAAAGAGTCGCTTCACCACCTGCCCGGTGGGCAATGATGACTGGTTTATCCACGCCAACAATATGTGGCTGGACTACAACACGAACAAAGGCGAGGCGACCAACGCCTGGATCACGTTCTACGACACGCCGATCCTGTACATGCCGTACATCAATTTCCCGTTGAGCGACGCGCGCCAATCCGGCTTCCTGGCCCCGGCGCTGGCGTTGAACAACCGGAACGGTCTTGACCTGACCCTCCCGTATTACTGGAATATCGCGCCCAACATGGACGCCACCTTCTACCCGCGCTATTTCAGCCGCCGGGGTCTGATGGTTGGCGCCGAGTTCCGTTATCTGGAACCTACTTACAACGGCATCCTGCGCACCGACGCGTTGCAGGATAAAGAAGCCGACATGACGCGCTACGATATTTTCTGGAAACACTCGCAGAACCTGACCGATCGCCTGCATCTGTCGCTGGATATCGAAAAGGTCTCGGACGACAACTACTTCAACGACTTTGGCGACCGTGCCGCAGTCGCCTCGCAGACCAACCTGCCCCGCCAGGGTGTGCTGAGCTACGGCGGCGACGGCTGGGGCGCGTCGGTCAACTGGTTGCACTATCAGACGCTGCAAAGCACCGTCAATCCGATTGCCATTCCGTATGCCTTGTCGCCGCAGGTTTCGTTTGGCACATCGCCCACGTTCATGGACGGCCGGATCCAGACCAACGTCCAGGCCGAATTCACCAACTTCACGCATCCAAGCGAAACCAACGGGTATCGCACCTGGGTTTACCCCAGCGTGTCCGTGCCGTTCCTGACGTCGTACAGCTTTATCACGCCCAAGATTGGCGTGCATGCGACCAACTATCAGTTGTCTGACCCGGACGGCACCAGCCTTGGCAGCGAAAACCGCGTGCTGCCGATCATGAGTCTTGATAGCGGCCTTGTGTTCGAGCGTGATCTGGATATCCAGGGCGACAGCTTTACCCAGACGCTGGAACCGCGCGCCTACTATCTGTATATCCCGTACAAAGACCAGTCCAACCTGCCTAATTTCGATTCGGCACTGACGGACTTCTCGTACTCGCAGATGTTCTCGGAAAACCGCTACACCGGTAACGACCGGATCAACGATGCCAACCAGATCACGGTGGCGCTGACCTCGCGGATTTTTGAATCCGATACGGGTATTGAGCGCTTGAACGCCACCATCGGCCAGCGCTTTTATTTCCAGAGCCCGCGCGTCTCGCTGGATAACAGTGAACTGCCCAACAGCAGCAAGTCTGACCTTCTGGTCTCGCTGGGTGGCGAAGTCATCCGCAAGCTCAATGCGCAGTACGAAATCCAGTACAACCTGCAGGATCACACCACCTCGTACAATTCGTTCGGCCTGCAATGGCGCCCGGATACGGCCAAGGTGTTCAACCTGCGTTACATCTACAGCACGTATACCAACCCGCTGACCAAACAGATTGATCTGTCCGGCCAGTGGCCGCTGGGTGCCGGCTGGTACGGCATCGGCCACGTCAACTATTCACTCATCCAGTCTGACCCGAACCGTTTTCTGGATACGCTGGCCGGGGTTGAATACAATGCGGGCTGCTGGGCGCTGCGACTGGCAGCGCAACGTTATGTCACGACTGACGGCGGCACCAGCAACACGTACTATGTCCTGCTTCAACTGGGCGCGCTGGGCGGGCTGGGCACCAACCCGACTTCTGCGCTGCGGACGGCTATTCCGGGTTATTCCGATATCTTTAGTAGTTCTAACAAGTGATCGACTTTATGAAGCTGAGCTCTATTTTCGCGCTGGTTGCTCTGGTGTTCTCTGTTGCAGCACCGGTCTCCCGCGCGGTCGAGGTCCAGACCGTGGACCGCATCGTCGCAGTGGTCAATCACGATGTCATTACGGCGAACGAACTCTCTGCCCGGGTCGCCCAGGTCAAACAGAATCTGAAGCAACAGAACATTCCGGAACCGCCGACCGACATCCTGCAACACCAGGTGCTCGAACGGATGGTCAACGAACAGGTGCAAGTGCAGTTTGCCGCCTCGACCGGCATGAAGGTCGACGACGCCCAGCTCGATCAGGCGACCGCCGCACTGGCCAAACAGAACAAGATGAGCCTGCCGGAATTCCGTACCGCACTGACAGGTCAAGGCATTCCCTGGGCGCAGTTCCGCAAGGAAATCCGTACCGAGATGATCCTGCAGCGTCTGCGTCAGCGTGAAGTGGACAACCGTGTGTCGGTGTCGGATGCCGAGGTCAACGAATACCTCAAGCTGAACGCCAACAAGCCGCAAATGGATTATCGTCTGGCCCATATCCAGATTTCCGTGCCGGAAAACGCCACGCCCGATGAAGTCCAGGCCCGTCGCAACAAGATTGTTGCCGCCCGCCAGGCCGTTAATTCCGGTCAGGATTTCGGTACCGTTGCCGCGCAATACTCCACCGCCAAAGACGCCACCGAAGGTGGTCAACTGGGCTGGTATGCCGCAGGTAGCCTGCCGGAGCAAATGGTCGCCCTGTTGCAACAAATGCAACCGGGCCAGATTACCGACATCATCCGCAGCCCGTCCGGGTTCGAGCTTGTGAAACTGATGGAAGTGCGCAAGCAGGAAAACCATCAAGTGGTGCAACAAACCCACGTGCGCCACATCCTGATCCGCCCGACCGAACTGGTGTCTGAAGGCGAAGCCCAGGCCAAGCTCAAGCAGATTCGTGACCGCATCATGCAAGGCGCCAAGTTTGAAGACATGGCCCGTGCGTTCTCTGAAGACGGCAGCGCCAGCAAGGGTGGTGATCTGGGCTGGATCAACCCGGGCGAGACCGTACCCGAGTTTGAACAAGTCATGAACGCACTCAAGCCGGGCGAACTGAGCCAGGTGGTGCATACCCAGTTTGGCTACCACCTGATCCAGGTGATCGAACGCCGTGATCAGGATGTCACCGAAGATCGTGAACGCCTGTCCGTGCGCAACGAGTTGCGCAAGCGCAAGGCCGACGAACAGTACGAAAACTGGGCTCGTCAGATGCGTGATAGCGCGTATGTCGATATCCGCCTGAAAGACGAATAAACCCAAGCCGGGATTGACGCCACGCATGTCTAATCTGCCCCGCATTGCCGTCACCAGTGGCGAGCCCGCCGGCATTGGCCCGGAGTTGCTCGCCGCGCTGGGGCAGATGAACCTGCCGGCGCAACTGGTACTGCTGGGCGACCGGGACCTGCTGCAAGCGCGCGCGGCCTGCGTGGGTAGCGCGGGCCAATGGCCGGCCTACACGCCAGAAGGCAACGCGCCGGTCTCGGTACTGCATGTACCGGTGGCCGCTCCGGTTACTGCCGGCCAGCTTGATACCCGCAATGCCCAGCATGTGCTTGATCTGCTGGATCGCGCGGTCGATGGCTGCATGGCGGGCGAGTTCGCCGCCATCGTGACTGCGCCGCTGCACAAGGGCGTGATCAACGAGGGGCAAACCAGCCAGAGTGGCAAGTTCTTCTACGGCCACACCGAATACCTGGCCGAGCGCACCCACACGCCGCGCGTGGTCATGATGCTCACGTGCGAGCAAATGCGCGTCGCGCTGGCGACAACGCATCTGCCACTCAAGGACGTGCCAGCGGCCATTACGGCACAAAGCCTGACCGAAACGCTGCGCATCCTGCACGCGGATCTGACCCACAAATTCGGCATTGCCCAGCCGCGCATCCTGGTCGCCGGCCTGAACCCGCACGCGGGTGAGTCCGGGCATCTGGGCCATGAAGAAATCGACATCATCACGCCGACGCTGGAAAAACTGCGGGCCGAGGGCATGCTGCTGATCGGCCCCCTGCCCGCCGACACCCTGTTCAACCCGGCGCAGCTGCAACGCGGCGATGCCGTGCTGGCCATGTATCACGACCAGGGCTTGCCGGTGCTCAAGTTCGCCAGTTTCGGCAGCGGCATCAACGTCACGCTGGGTCTGCCCATCATTCGTACTTCGGTCGATCACGGCACTGCGCTGGATCTGGCCGGGACCGGCAAGGCCGATGCGGGCAGCCTCGTGGCCGCAACGCAACTGGCCATCGAACTGGCCCACGCAAAGAGCCGGGCTGCCCCATAATCACTGAGCAGACACCCCTGACGCATGCTGGCCGCGCCAGTCATGCCGGATCGGGTATTTGCCTTTTTCACGCTTTCAGGTAACCGCATGGGCCATATTCCACGCAAACGCTTTGGGCAGAATTTTCTGCAAGACCAGGGCGTGATCTACGACATCGTCAACTGTATTGATCCCAAACCGGGCGAGCCCCTGGTGGAGATCGGCCCCGGTCTGGCCGCGCTGACCGAGCCCCTGATGGCGCGCGCCGGTCATTTGCATGTGGTGGAAATCGACCGCGATATCGTCAGCCACCTGCAGCAGCGCTTCAAGCCCGAACAACTGACCATCCATAATGTGGATGCCTTGCAGTTCGACTTCGGCACCCTGGCGCGGGAAATCGCACCGGGTTCACGCATCCGGCTGGCCGGCAACCTGCCGTACAACATTTCGACGCCGCTGCTGTTTCACCTGGCCGAGTTTGGCGATGCCATTGCCGACATGCACTTCATGCTGCAAAAAGAAGTGGTTGAACGCATCGCCGCCGAGCCTGGCACGGCCGATTACGGTCGTCTTTCGATCATGCTGCAAGTGCGCTTTGCCACCGAATACATGCTGGATGTGCCCCCGGGCGCGTTCTACCCGCCGCCCAAGGTTGACTCCGCTGTCATCCGCATGATCCCGTGGCCGACACCGCCCTGGCCGGTTGACGATATGCCGACGCTGGAAAAACTGGTGCAGACCGCCTTTGCCGCGCGCCGCAAAACCCTGCGCAATAACCTGCGCGGTGTGGTCGATGACGCCCAGTTGCTGGCGCTTGAACTTGATCCGGCCCAGCGCCCGGAACAGATCACGGTGGAGCAATATGTGCGTCTGGCCAACTGGCTGTTTGCCCAGCGCGGCAACACTGCTGCGTAAGCGATAACCCGCGTGGTCAAAGCGTCTGGATTGCCGTAAATTCAGTCACTTCCAGTCATGAACCGGCCGGTGCTTCCGGCCACTGAACCCAATATCAACCGGGCATCGCCAATGAACGCTGAAGACAGCACCATGATCCGCTTCAACCAGGTCAACAAGTGGTATGGCCGCGATCACCATGTGCTCAAGAACATCAGCCTTGAAGTGAAAAAGGGCGAAGTCGTGGTGGTGTGCGGCCCGTCGGGTTCGGGCAAGTCCACGCTGATCCGCACCATCAACCAGCTCGAAGCCATCAACGATGGCGAAATCTGGGTTGACGGCGTTCAGGTCAACAGCCCGAAGACCGATATCAACCGCCTGCGCGAAGAAGTCGGCTTCGTCTTCCAGCATTTCAATCTTTACCCGCACTTGTCAGTGCTGGAAAACATCACGCTGGCGCCGATCCGTGTCCGCAAGATGAGCAAAAGCGATGCCGACCAGCGCGCCATGGAGTTGCTCGAACGCGTGGGCCTGGCGAACAAACGCGATGCCTACCCCAGCCAGTTGTCCGGCGGCCAGCAACAGCGCGTGGCCATTGCCCGCGGCCTGGCCATGCAACCCAAGGTCATGTTGTTTGATGAACCGACCAGCGCGCTGGACCCGGAAATGATCGGTGAAGTGCTCAAAGTGATGCAGGGTCTGGCCGAATCAGGCATGACCATGATGGTTGTGACACACGAAATGGGCTTTGCCCGCGAAGTCGCCGACCGGGTGATTTTTCTGGATCACGGCGAGATGCTCGAACAAGGTGCGCCAGAAACTTTCTTCCAGCATCCGCAACACGAGCGCACGCGCCAGTTCCTGCGACAGATCCTGGCCCCCATGCACGGATAAGGTGCGCTCATGCACTTTCAGGGGGCCGGCCAACCGCTGGCCCTTCGCTTTTTCATTAGTAAAATCCGCAAGTTGCAGCTATATCAAGACCAAAAGAAACTGTGTCCACGCAACGCTGCAAACCCCCTTTGCAATTCAGGGATATCACCAAGGGCGTTTGAAACAATGCGTCCCTATACTGCCGTCATAACCCGTCACAGTCAGTGGAGAATAAAATGTTCAAACTTGTGCCCGCCGCGCTTGCCCTTGCTGCTCTCTGTAGCATGTCCCTCGCTCATGCCGAAGAACTGAACGGCACACTGAAGAAGGTCAAGGAGAGCGGCGAGATCGTCGTCGGTGTCCGTGATTCTTCCATTCCGTTTGCGTACTACGACAACCAGCAAAAACCGGTTGGTTACGCGATGGACCTGGCCGCCAAGATTGTGGACAACGTCAAGAAGACGTTGAACATGCCCAACCTGAACGTGCGTTATAACCTGGTGACCTCCCAGACCCGTATTCCGCTGGTGACCAACGGCACCGTCGATTTCGAATGCGGCTCCACCACCAACAACATTGAACGCCAGAAGCAAGTCGCTTTCTCGGTAGGCATGTTTGAAATCGGTACCCGTATCCTGGTAAGCAAGAAGTCCGGCATCAAGGATTTCTCTGACCTGACGGGCAAGAACGTGGTGACCACTGCCGGTACCACTTCCGAGCGTCTGCTGAAGGCCATGAACGTCGACAAGAAGATGAACATGAACATCATCAGCGCCAAGGATCACGGCGAGTCCTTCCTGATGCTTGAATCCGGCCGCGCTGTGGCCTTCATGATGGACGACGCGCTGCTGGCCGGCGAAATGGCCAAGGCCAAGACCCCGTCTGACTGGACCATCGTGGGCAAGCCGCAATCGTATGAAATCTATGGTTGCTCCATGCGCCGTGAAGATCCGCAGTTCAAGAAGGTGGTGGACGATGCCCTGAAGGCCACCTACAAGTCTGGCGAGATCAACAAGATCTACACCAAGTGGTTCCAGCAACCCATCCCGCCGAAGGGCCTGAACCTGAACTTCCAGATGAGCGATGAGCTCAAGCAACTGATTGCCAACCCGACTGACAAGTCGGCGGAGCAGATGTAACAGCTGCACTCCCGCACAAAGGGGGCGAACCGCCCCCTTTTTTGTCATAAAGAAATCAGTATGCACAGCAACGGCCTGAACCCTCGGGCCGTTGTTCCGCACAGAGCGGCTGACAAAAACCCGCGCAGTCAGAACCTGGCATGAGGCCAGCCGGTTTTTGTCAGCCGCTCAGGCTTGAAAAGGGGGAACAACATGCATTACCACTGGGACTGGGGCGTCTTTTTCAAGCCCACTGGTGTCGGCAGCGAAATCTATCTGAACTGGTTTGTGTCCGGTTTGATGATGACGCTGGGCGTGGCACTGTCGGCGTGGGTTATCGCGCTCATTCTGGGGACCGTGCTGGGCGTCATGCGTACTGTGCCGGGCAAGATCGTGTCGCGCGTTGCTGGCGCCTATGTCGATCTGTTTCGTAACGTGCCGCTGCTGGTGCAGCTGTTTGTCTGGTACTACGTGATTCCAGACTGGTTGC is a window of Silvimonas iriomotensis DNA encoding:
- a CDS encoding PHA/PHB synthase family protein gives rise to the protein MNTRALLQDQTARLNTLQRDLRHAFDPFGLVATTLKAQNAWLTHPTELAGALAFWYDDFKQWGDYTWRRWLGQPVGDVFEAHPDDARFAAPDWTEHPAWDSLKEWYLFNTRWLQDSLFATPGLTQSERNRSAFWLRQWLNAVAPNNYFFLNPVAMSRALETRGESLVKGLQNLARDAQRGEISMTDPDAFKVGENLALTPGSVVYRGPLLEVIHYDAVTLDVYKIPLVIVPPWINKYYVLDLDAKKSMVKYLTEQGFSVFIASWVNPGPEAADVSFDDYITDGIDKIVEVAQSISGSDTVNLTGYCIGGTLVATYLAWLARRGEAGKVNSATLLTSLTDFSKPGDIDIFLDEEGLAFVERTIAQKGYLDGREMASSFRMLRPNSLVWNYWVSNYLLGETPMAFDVLFWNMDTTRMPQKMHCYYLREFYFHNRLIKSDVLTIAGQTIDLSRIETPLFMVSTEEDHIAPWQQTWALTRLAKGPVTFTLSSSGHILGIVNPPTPTSKRTYRQATVTRGQAPEDWVEPLQKVAGSWWPSWSQWLQPQSGNKVKPKLSNRQYARIMSAPGQYVME
- the murU gene encoding N-acetylmuramate alpha-1-phosphate uridylyltransferase MurU, which gives rise to MHAMILAAGRGERMRPLTDACPKPLLEVGGKPLIVWHIERLAAAGVTDLVINHAWLGHLVEQRLGDGSQWGVRIQYSPETMALETAGGIAHALPLLGNAPFLVVNGDIFTDYDFGRLQPVLADMARNPQRTGHLVLMPKADYPTGRDLAIDPAGFAKVSEAGDVPMTFAGVAAYAPAFFADVPRNAPSPLLPHFLHAMSAQHMTAEVFSGQWLDVGTVERLTTANELVRVAGR
- a CDS encoding aminoglycoside phosphotransferase family protein; amino-acid sequence: MQQTVHIAAPGTPERADQIKSWLRTVTLTEPQTLRPGGSDASVRVYWRATWPDRTLIVMDADPQAFNVQPFLAIGQQLAAGGIHVPAVIAHDEALGLTLLDDLGDVLLADLLTSEAAAKAWYLRAIDTLVDIQKNMTFDHLPVFDAAFLRREMDIGREWYLGKYLGVELEGKALQVWERSTALIVAQCMSQPMGFMLRDYHSRNLMLKNDDLYVIDFQDAVKGPLCYDVVSLFRDAYVEWDEGFVLDLVIRYWEKARAAGVPVNPDFGDFYKAFEWQGLQRHLKVLGLFARLHLRDGKDRYLDDLPRVLGYMRKVCQRYDELTGLYRILLNAQGEKIESGFTF
- a CDS encoding LPS-assembly protein LptD, with the translated sequence MFALFSALAHAADDASTQEVPISIEADHVEGQQPDNAKATGDVQITKGDEYYYADWATYDQNDQHLKAGDNVRMEHQGDVMKGHELDYYMDRKEGSMSDPDYQIAQGLGRGDAVTLLFEGDKQYHLQKSRFTTCPVGNDDWFIHANNMWLDYNTNKGEATNAWITFYDTPILYMPYINFPLSDARQSGFLAPALALNNRNGLDLTLPYYWNIAPNMDATFYPRYFSRRGLMVGAEFRYLEPTYNGILRTDALQDKEADMTRYDIFWKHSQNLTDRLHLSLDIEKVSDDNYFNDFGDRAAVASQTNLPRQGVLSYGGDGWGASVNWLHYQTLQSTVNPIAIPYALSPQVSFGTSPTFMDGRIQTNVQAEFTNFTHPSETNGYRTWVYPSVSVPFLTSYSFITPKIGVHATNYQLSDPDGTSLGSENRVLPIMSLDSGLVFERDLDIQGDSFTQTLEPRAYYLYIPYKDQSNLPNFDSALTDFSYSQMFSENRYTGNDRINDANQITVALTSRIFESDTGIERLNATIGQRFYFQSPRVSLDNSELPNSSKSDLLVSLGGEVIRKLNAQYEIQYNLQDHTTSYNSFGLQWRPDTAKVFNLRYIYSTYTNPLTKQIDLSGQWPLGAGWYGIGHVNYSLIQSDPNRFLDTLAGVEYNAGCWALRLAAQRYVTTDGGTSNTYYVLLQLGALGGLGTNPTSALRTAIPGYSDIFSSSNK
- a CDS encoding peptidylprolyl isomerase encodes the protein MKLSSIFALVALVFSVAAPVSRAVEVQTVDRIVAVVNHDVITANELSARVAQVKQNLKQQNIPEPPTDILQHQVLERMVNEQVQVQFAASTGMKVDDAQLDQATAALAKQNKMSLPEFRTALTGQGIPWAQFRKEIRTEMILQRLRQREVDNRVSVSDAEVNEYLKLNANKPQMDYRLAHIQISVPENATPDEVQARRNKIVAARQAVNSGQDFGTVAAQYSTAKDATEGGQLGWYAAGSLPEQMVALLQQMQPGQITDIIRSPSGFELVKLMEVRKQENHQVVQQTHVRHILIRPTELVSEGEAQAKLKQIRDRIMQGAKFEDMARAFSEDGSASKGGDLGWINPGETVPEFEQVMNALKPGELSQVVHTQFGYHLIQVIERRDQDVTEDRERLSVRNELRKRKADEQYENWARQMRDSAYVDIRLKDE
- the pdxA gene encoding 4-hydroxythreonine-4-phosphate dehydrogenase PdxA, which produces MSNLPRIAVTSGEPAGIGPELLAALGQMNLPAQLVLLGDRDLLQARAACVGSAGQWPAYTPEGNAPVSVLHVPVAAPVTAGQLDTRNAQHVLDLLDRAVDGCMAGEFAAIVTAPLHKGVINEGQTSQSGKFFYGHTEYLAERTHTPRVVMMLTCEQMRVALATTHLPLKDVPAAITAQSLTETLRILHADLTHKFGIAQPRILVAGLNPHAGESGHLGHEEIDIITPTLEKLRAEGMLLIGPLPADTLFNPAQLQRGDAVLAMYHDQGLPVLKFASFGSGINVTLGLPIIRTSVDHGTALDLAGTGKADAGSLVAATQLAIELAHAKSRAAP
- the rsmA gene encoding 16S rRNA (adenine(1518)-N(6)/adenine(1519)-N(6))-dimethyltransferase RsmA, whose translation is MGHIPRKRFGQNFLQDQGVIYDIVNCIDPKPGEPLVEIGPGLAALTEPLMARAGHLHVVEIDRDIVSHLQQRFKPEQLTIHNVDALQFDFGTLAREIAPGSRIRLAGNLPYNISTPLLFHLAEFGDAIADMHFMLQKEVVERIAAEPGTADYGRLSIMLQVRFATEYMLDVPPGAFYPPPKVDSAVIRMIPWPTPPWPVDDMPTLEKLVQTAFAARRKTLRNNLRGVVDDAQLLALELDPAQRPEQITVEQYVRLANWLFAQRGNTAA
- a CDS encoding amino acid ABC transporter ATP-binding protein; the encoded protein is MIRFNQVNKWYGRDHHVLKNISLEVKKGEVVVVCGPSGSGKSTLIRTINQLEAINDGEIWVDGVQVNSPKTDINRLREEVGFVFQHFNLYPHLSVLENITLAPIRVRKMSKSDADQRAMELLERVGLANKRDAYPSQLSGGQQQRVAIARGLAMQPKVMLFDEPTSALDPEMIGEVLKVMQGLAESGMTMMVVTHEMGFAREVADRVIFLDHGEMLEQGAPETFFQHPQHERTRQFLRQILAPMHG
- a CDS encoding glutamate/aspartate ABC transporter substrate-binding protein, giving the protein MFKLVPAALALAALCSMSLAHAEELNGTLKKVKESGEIVVGVRDSSIPFAYYDNQQKPVGYAMDLAAKIVDNVKKTLNMPNLNVRYNLVTSQTRIPLVTNGTVDFECGSTTNNIERQKQVAFSVGMFEIGTRILVSKKSGIKDFSDLTGKNVVTTAGTTSERLLKAMNVDKKMNMNIISAKDHGESFLMLESGRAVAFMMDDALLAGEMAKAKTPSDWTIVGKPQSYEIYGCSMRREDPQFKKVVDDALKATYKSGEINKIYTKWFQQPIPPKGLNLNFQMSDELKQLIANPTDKSAEQM